In Thermosphaera sp., a genomic segment contains:
- a CDS encoding macro domain-containing protein, translating to MDRSIICITIGDITDFVGDAIVNPANTLGIMGGGVALAIKKKAGPEIEEEATSKAPISIGEAIVTSGYRLKAAKVIHAPTVVNPGDRSNTLYVVKAVQAALNVAVKYGLKSVSFPLMGAGTGGLSIEDSVLAMLNGIEKFAGEYLEITIYVKTPIEYGKVVEIVEKFLERKQSMKVTK from the coding sequence ATGGATAGATCAATCATTTGTATAACGATAGGTGATATAACAGATTTCGTTGGAGACGCTATCGTTAACCCCGCTAACACGTTGGGTATCATGGGAGGGGGAGTCGCTTTAGCGATCAAGAAAAAAGCCGGCCCTGAAATCGAGGAAGAGGCAACCTCTAAAGCTCCAATCTCTATCGGTGAGGCAATCGTAACAAGCGGGTATAGATTGAAGGCCGCAAAAGTTATACATGCCCCAACGGTTGTAAATCCTGGAGACAGATCAAACACCCTATACGTTGTAAAAGCTGTTCAAGCCGCCTTAAATGTTGCAGTTAAATACGGGTTAAAGAGTGTGTCTTTTCCTTTAATGGGGGCAGGGACCGGTGGGTTGTCGATAGAAGATTCTGTTCTGGCAATGCTGAATGGCATAGAAAAGTTCGCCGGGGAATACTTGGAGATCACAATTTATGTCAAGACTCCTATAGAATACGGTAAAGTAGTAGAGATTGTGGAGAAATTTCTTGAAAGAAAACAAAGCATGAAGGTGACGAAATGA
- a CDS encoding transglutaminase-like domain-containing protein produces the protein MKWVEKVLIVTFSIGFILMSFNYFLLNESYHRLEENYKDLNSKYENLKAERDALLQNLTSVERSFNETLSLYESWLKGNISSIPILLEKIIYLSNMLSWYRNSLSSPQGIDYLEKLTQQDRNLFLQRAVSSVPEDLPLDEYVNRYGVPMAIPIYVSLITYYQPDPVVVKEYWKMPNETLVDLGGDCEDLSLLVFSILVKTGHTRTYLVQWVGDSVGHVAVLTYISGKWYLIDTAGNWYNGLKSYLSLKISKINYTYEAKIPPLTIRPEIKDWLISSGYAYVDLTVPPNQEFIDGSDLYFLLSQWVYYWTSNGAHPTEYRVVGFNIYYGSSSLVQLVNYIKSVTR, from the coding sequence GTGAAATGGGTTGAAAAAGTATTGATAGTAACGTTTTCAATAGGCTTTATTCTCATGTCCTTTAATTACTTTTTACTAAACGAATCATACCATCGACTTGAGGAGAATTACAAAGATTTGAATTCAAAATATGAAAACTTGAAAGCTGAGAGAGACGCTCTTCTTCAAAATTTGACATCCGTAGAGCGCTCCTTTAACGAGACTTTGTCCCTGTACGAATCATGGCTTAAGGGCAACATAAGCAGTATCCCTATTCTCTTAGAGAAGATTATTTATCTATCTAATATGCTCTCATGGTATAGGAATTCGTTGTCTTCACCACAAGGGATAGATTATCTCGAAAAACTCACACAACAAGATAGAAATCTCTTCCTACAAAGAGCCGTCAGCAGTGTTCCCGAGGATCTCCCCTTGGATGAATACGTAAATAGGTATGGCGTTCCCATGGCGATCCCCATCTATGTATCCCTGATCACGTATTATCAACCAGACCCGGTCGTTGTCAAAGAGTATTGGAAAATGCCTAATGAGACCTTGGTTGACCTTGGAGGGGATTGCGAGGACTTGTCGCTTTTAGTATTTTCTATATTGGTTAAGACAGGTCACACTAGGACGTATTTGGTGCAGTGGGTTGGAGACAGCGTAGGACATGTCGCTGTCTTAACCTATATATCTGGGAAATGGTATTTAATTGATACTGCTGGAAACTGGTATAACGGCTTGAAATCATATCTAAGCTTGAAAATATCGAAAATAAATTACACGTACGAGGCGAAAATTCCTCCCCTGACCATTAGACCGGAGATAAAGGATTGGCTCATAAGCAGTGGTTACGCCTATGTGGATTTAACAGTCCCTCCCAATCAGGAATTCATAGACGGTAGTGACTTGTACTTCCTTCTCAGCCAGTGGGTTTATTATTGGACTTCGAACGGTGCTCATCCCACGGAGTACAGGGTAGTGGGATTTAATATCTACTATGGAAGCTCTTCACTAGTTCAACTCGTTAACTATATTAAAAGCGTAACTAGATGA